The Pseudomonas sp. MH9.2 genomic interval CCGTCCAGCGGTTCGCCCGATGCTTCGCCGGACAGGCGCATGTCTTCGAATTGGTAGCGTTTGAGCACACGATCGAAGCGCAGTTGCCCGGCCAGTTCGGTCTTGGCGCGGATCACCGGCTGGTTAGTGCTGAAGAAGGCGGTGAGTTTGACCGGGATGTTGGTCCCTTCATGCACTGCGCCGGTACTCAGTTGAATGCTTTCGGCACTGAATTGCCGACCATTCTTGGCATCGTTGAAGTCGATGCGCGCGTTGTTGACGGTCAGGCTGTCGATGTCCAGTTTGATCGGTTGCGAGGTTTTTTCCGGCGTTGTTGCCGTGCCTTGTGCAGTCTGACCGGCTGCGCCTGGTTCAACCGGGGGCGGCGTTGCGGGCTGTGCCGGACGCCCAATGTCCTCCCAGTTGCCATGGCCATTTTCGTCGCGGTTCAGCGTCAGGTTGAGGCCTTCGACCCGAACATCGCTCATCTGCACTTCGCGGCGCAATAGCGGCAGGACGCGCACGGAGAGCCCGAGCATCTGCAGGTCGGCAAAGGGTTTGGTGGGGGCGGTCAGGGTCGCCACGCTGGCGTCATGCAACTCCAACCCAAGCCAGGGGAACAGGCTCCAGCCGATGTCGCCGTTGAGTGTCAGCTCTAGGTGGGCCTTGTCGCGTGCCAGCTGGCGAATCTCGTCTTTATAGTCGTTGGGATCAAACAGATGGCTCAGAGCAAAGCCCAGAGCCACGATGATCAGCAACAGCCCGAGAATAACCAGACCCAGGATTTTGCCGAACGCTTTCATGGGCGAGTCCTTGTAATTGAATCATTCAAAATTTAGCCCGCGAGTATAGCCTCCACAAACAGTAACCGGGCTGCCGATGCCTCCGGGTGTGACTTACCCTTGGTTCAGGGCCTGTTGCGCGTCCAGTTGCAAGTCGAGTTTAGCCGCCAGCGCCTGAGCCTCCAGTTGTCCGACTGGCGCCAGCAGGCGTAGTTCACAACCCGCCTCATGAGCCATTCTTTGCGCCTCGACCAGCAAGCGTTCGGCCACCCCCCGGCGCCGGGTGAGCTTGCGTACGCACAGCTGCGACAGGTGCCAGACGTTGCCCTGGCGTTGCACGCGAGCGGCACCCAACAGGCGGTCATTGAACCGAGCAGCCAGCAAGCTGCCGTTGCTCAGGCCTGCGGTGATCAACGCCTGACTATCGCCAAACGGTGCAAGCAGCCACTCCGGTGCATCGCGGTAAATCTTCTGCAGATCTTCCTGATCCTGATAGGAGGCTGAATGTACGGACTCAATGACGATGGGCATTACGTTTCCTCGATCAAGCGTGAGTGGTGTAGAGCGTAGTGGCATTAGGGCCAGACAGCGCGAATAAAGGTGCTGGCATATAGCCTTCCTTAGAGGCCGTGATGGTACCCTCTGGGCCATCGTCAGTCCTCCTGCGTCTTTTTGTCACGTCTGGGGGATCTCTGCCGATAAGACAAGCGTTGCCTGCGTGCATGGAAGGTTGTGGGTGAAACACGTAATTGCCTTGCGAGCTACATCCAATCCGGGGAAATAATAATGAACACACACGCTACGCTGAGCGGCATTGTCGCGCAGCCCGCGTTCTTGTCCAAAGAACGCATCATCGCCAAGCCCGGTTTCAACCGTTGGCTGGTACCCCCAGCAGCATTGGCCATCCATCTGTGCATCGGCATGGCGTATGGTTTTTCGGTGTTCTGGTTGCCGCTGTCCAAAGCCATTGGCATGACCGCGCCGGTTGCTTGCGCGCCGAACATGAGCTTCCTGGCCCAGGTGTTTGCATCGGATTGCGACTGGCCGATTTCGATGCTGAGCTGGATTTTTACCCTGTTTTTCATCTTCCTGGGCTGTTCCGCAGCCATTTGGGGCGGCTGGCTGGAGCATTCCGGTCCGCGTAAGGCGGGCGTCGTTTCGGCGTTGTGCTGGTGCGGCGGGCTGGTGATTTCCGCGTTGGGTATTTATACCCACCAGATATGGCTGATGTGGCTGGGCTCCGGTGTGATCGGCGGTATCGGCCTGGGGTTGGGCTATATCTCGCCAGTCTCGACGCTGATCAAGTGGTTCCCGGACAAGCGCGGCATGGCGACCGGCATGGCAATCATGGGTTTCGGTGGCGGGGCAATGGTCGGCGCACCGTTGGCTGCAGCCTTGATGGGCCATTTTGCTTCGCCCGCTGGTGCTGGTGTGTGGCAGAGCTTCCTGGTGATGGCGGCGATCTATTTTGTCTTCATGATCGGCGGTGCCCTGGGTTACCGCGTTCCACCGACCGGCTGGAAGCCTGAGGGTTGGACTGCTCCGGCAAAGAAAGCCAGCAACGCGATGATTACTCACCGCCATGTGCACGTTAGCGTGGCGTGGAAAACTCCGCAGTTCGCTCTGGTGTGGCTGGTGCTGTGCCTGAACGTGTCGGCGGGCATCGGCATCCTCGGCATGGCCTCGCCACTGCTGCAGGAAGTGTTCGCCGGTAAATTGCTCGGCAACGGTTTGGCGTATGGCCAACTGGACGCCGTTCAACTGGGGCAGATTGCTGCCATCGCTGCGGGTTTTACCGGTTTGCTGAGCTTGTTCAACATCGGTGGACGTTTCTTCTGGGCGACTTTTTCCGATTACATCGGCCGTAAAGCCACGTACTTCGTGTTCTTTTTTCTGGGCTTTTTGCTCTACGCGTCAGTGCCTTCGTTGAGTCACTTGGGCAGCATTGCACTGTTTGTGGCAGCGTTCTGCGTGGTTCTGTCGATGTACGGTGGTGGCTTTGCGACTGTTCCGGCTTATCTGGCGGATCTGTTTGGCACGCAAATGGTCGGCGCGATTCATGGTCGTCTGCTGACTGCCTGGGCTGCAGCGGGCGTATTGGGTCCGGTGTTGGTCACCTACTTGCGTGAGTATCAGTTGAGCATCGGCGTTGCACGCGCTGACGCCTACGACATCACCCTGTACATCCTTGCGGGCCTACTGGTGCTGGGCTTTATCTGCAACCTGCTGATTCGTCCGGTGGCCGATAAGCATTTCATGACTGACGAAGCGTTGGCTGTGGAGCAATCCTACGGTCACGATGCCGGTGCGGATCACACCACCGTGCTGGAGTGGAAAGCTTCGCCTGCCAGCATGCCTCTGGTCGTCGCGGCCTGGTTGGCGGTAGGCATCCCGCTGACTTGGGGCGTGTGGGTCACCCTGCAAAAAACGGCCGTGTTGTTTCACTGACAGCCGACTGTAAACGCGCGTTTGTGTGGCACGGGTGTTGATTTAAGTGCCACATGAACGTCTGGGGGATGATGCAGGCGTTGGTTTCAGAGTAACCATAATTACGCGCTACGCCTCCCCGACTTCTCGGCGCGATAAACCTCGGCGAAAATATCGGTGATCGGGCGTTGTGGATGACGTGTGTGCAGCGCCCGGACCTGAGCGCTCATCCGCAGCAACTCGGGGCTGGGCTTGGCCCATTGTTCTTTGGGCAGCGGTTCCGACCAGTCGCGCATCGCCTCTGGCAGCGCTTGACGAGCCATGCGTTTGACCCGGCCAACCTCCCACTCAGTCAGGTAAAACGGCAAGGTCCAGAAGGTCATGACGTGAAACAGGTACCAGAAAAAGCCATAGACCCAGCCGCGCTGCTTGTCGCGAATCTCCTGATGCAGGCGAGCGCGGGCGTTGCGGAAGGTGTGCAGGCCTTCGTGGGGTGGATCGTCGGGACCTTGTAGATCGAGCGGGTCGGTGATCTCTTTCAGGGTGTGGACTTCGTACTCCATGTACGCGCGGATGGCCTCCCAGTTGCTGATGGCGATGGGCAGTGCGGGGCAGACGAACTCCAAGGTAAAACGCTCGCCGCTGGCCTCATGGTAAAAACCCACGCCCATGCCGTATTGACGTTGGACGCCGTATTGATTGGCGCCCTGGGCTTGAATCACCCAGGCGGTGACCGATTCCCAAGGCACGATCACGGGTTCGCTTTCGCCGTTGGGGACGAAGCAGACTTCACGGCGTTGACGGTTGAAACGCGTGGGGATGACTTCTTCGTATTTGTTGTGGACGTAGAACCAGATAAGGAGGGTCGTGGCGAGTGCACAAAGGCTGACTCCCACAGTCAACCCCCAGCTAACTCGGTGCGTTCCAACGACCACTGCCCAAGCCTCGGATGAGCCAGCGCCGACCGACATAGCAATCAGCCCCAAAATCAGCGGCAATACAAAGCTGGCCGCGACAAAACAATTAAAAGGGCCACCCAAGGTGACCTGCCATGAAAAAGCTTCCGGCCACCCCAATCCAAAATCCAAATACACATCGTTAAGTTCTCCCACATAGGGACATTGCGGCGGCAGCTGTGTAGGTAAAGGCAGTGGGGCCAGATAGGTAATACGACCGCTGGGAAACGGTTCCACATCACCCGCCTGCTTGGGTTGCTGAAGCTGCGGTTCGGGCAGAGTTATTTCAGGCGCCTTACTCATCAGCGCCCTCCAGCTTTAGCGGGTCGGTATGACTGCCCATCATGCGCTGCGCTTCCCCGACTTCTCGGCGCGATAAACCTCGGCGAAAATATCGGTGATCGGGCGTTGTGGATGACGTGTGTGCAGCGCCCGGACCTGAGCGCTCATGCGCAACAATTCGGGGCTGGGCTTGGCCCATTGCGCTTGAGGCAGCGGTTCCGACCAGTCGCGCATTACTTCTGGCAACGCCTGACGGGCCATGCGTTTGACTCGACCCACCTCCCACTCGGTCAGGTAAAACGGCAAAGTCCAGAAAGTCATGACGTGGAACAGGTACCAGAAGAAGCCATAGACCCAGCCGCGCTGCTTGTCTCGAATCTCCTGGTGCAGGCGAGCGCGAGCGTTGCGGAAGGTGTGCAGGCCTTCGTGCGGCGGGTCGTCGGGGCCTTGCAGGTCTAGGGGGTCGGTGATCTCTTTCAGGGTGTGGACTTCGTACTCCATGTACGCGCGGATGGCTTCCCAGTTGCTGATGGCGATGGGCAGTGCGGGGCAGACGAACTCCAAGGTAAAACGCTCGCCGCTGGCCTCATGGTAAAAACCCACGCCCATGCCGTATTGACGTTGGACACCGTATTGATTGGCGCCCTGGGCTTGAATCACCCAGGCGGTGACCGATTCCCAAGGCACGATCACGGGTTCGCTTTCGTCGTTGGGGACGAAACAGACTTCACGGCGTTGACGGTTGAGGCGCGTGGGGATGACTTCTTCGTATTTGTTGTGCATGTAGAACCAGATGAGGAGAGCCATGGCGAGAGTAAAAAGGGTGACCCCCACAGTCATTCCCCAGCCAGCTCGGTGCGTACCAGCGATCACCTCCCAAACCTCTGGCAACTCCGCGCCCATCAACATAACCATCAACCCCAAAATCAGCGGCAACAAAAAACCGGTCATGACAAAGCCGTTGAATGGAAGGCCTAAGGTGACCTGCCATGAAAACACCTGCGGCGAACCCAATCCAAAGTCCAAATAAACGTCGTTAAGCTCCCCCACATAGGGACATTGCGGCGGCAGCTGTGTAGGTAAAGGCAATGGGGCCAAGTAGGTGATGCGACCGCTGGGAAACGGCTCCACATCACCCGCCTGCTTGGGTTGCTGAAGCTGCGGTTCGGGCAGGGTAACTTCAGGCGCCTTACTCATCAGCGCCCTCCAGTGTCAGCGGATCGACCGTGAACAACTTCGCCGTATCGTATCGGGGCTCAAAGGGCGCCACCGGGAAAACACCTCCGCCATTAGGGTCCAGCCGCAAATGGTAGAGATGCGTCTGGGCCTCACCCTCGCTGTCGTAGGTTTGCACGGCGACAGCCAGGACCAGTGCGGCCTTGGCCACGGTCGAGGGTCTCTCCCATTCATCCGGGTAATCCAGCCTAAGTATCAATGGCGCGGACTGCACCACCCGCAAACTGGCAATCACCCGCTCACTGACGATGGCCCATTGGTCGCTGTCGAAGCCGCGGTCCCACTGGGCGGTGATGATCCGATACGCAGCGATGCTCAGGCGATGCGAGGTGTTGTGGCGGTTGTAGCGCGAGGTGCCACCCCGTTCAACTTCAGGCGACTTACTCATCAGCGCCCTCCAGCTTTAGCGGGTCGGTATGACTGCCCATCATGCGCTGCGCTTCCCTGACTTCTCGGCGCGATAAACCTCGGCGAAAATATCGGTGATCGGGCGTTGTGGATGACGTGTGTGCAGCGCCCGGACCTGGGCGCTCATCCGCAGCAACTCAGCACTTGGCTTGGCCCATTGCACTTGACGCAGCGGCTCCGACCATTCGCGCATCGCCTCTGGCAGCGCTTGACGAGCCATGCGTTTGACTCGGCCAACCTCCCACTCAGTCAGGTAAAACGGCAGAGTCCAGAAGGTCATGACGTGGAACAGGTACCAGAAAAAGCCATAGACCCAGCCGCGCTGCTTGTCGCGAATCTCCTGATGCAGGCGAGCGCGGGCGTTGCGGAAGGTGTGCAGGCCTTCGTGGGGTGGATCGTCGGGACCTTGTAGATCGAGCGGGTCGGTGATCTCTTTCAGGGTGTGGACTTCGTACTCCATGTACGCGCGGATGGCCTCCCAGTTGCTGATGGCGATGGGCAGTGCGGGGCAGACGAACTCCAAGGTAAAACGCTCGCCGCTGGCCTCATGGTAAAAACCCACGCCCATGCCGTATTGACGTTGCATACCGTATTGATTGGCGCCCTGGCCTTGAATCACCCAGGCGGTGACCGATTCCCAAGGCACGATCACGGGTTCGCTTTCGTCGTTGGGGACGAAACAGACTTCACGGCGTTGGCGATTGAAGCGCGTGGGGATGATTTCTTCGTATTTGTTGTGCATGTAGAACCAGATAAGGAGAGCCATGGCGAGTGCATAAAAGGTGACCCCCACAGTCATTCCCCAGCCAGCTCGGTGCGTTCCAACGATCACCTGCCAAACCTCGGGCAACTCAGCGCCCATCGACATAACTATCAACCCCAAAATCAGCGGCAACACAAAACTGGCCAAGACAAAAAAATTAAATGGGAGGCCTAAGTTGGCCTGCCATGAGAAAGCCCCCGGCCACCCCAATCCAAAATCCAAATACACATCGTTAAGTTCTCCCACATAGGGACAGTGGGGTGGCGATTGTGTAGGCAGCGGCAGCGGAGCCAGGTAGGTAATACGACCGCTGGGAAACGGCTCCATATCACCCGCCTGCCTGGGTTGCTGAAGCTGCGGTTCGGGCAGGGTAATTTCAGGGGCCTTACTCATCAGCGCCCTCCAGTGTCAGCGGGTCGACCGTCAACAGCTCTGCCGTAGCGTATCGGGGCTCAAAGGGCGCCACCGGGAAAGTGCCTTCGCCATTTGGGTCCAGCCGCAGGTGGTAGAGATGCGTCTGGGCCTCACCCTCGCTGTTGTAGGTGTGCACGGCAACAGCGAGGATCAGTGCGGCCTTGGCTACGGTCGAGGGTCTCTCCCATTCATCCGGGTAATTCAGCTGAAGTATCAATGGCGCGGACTGCACCACCCGCAGGCTGGCGATCACCCGCTCACTGACGATGGCCCATTGGTCGCTGTCGAATCCGCGGTCCCATTGGGCGGTGATGATCCGATACGCAGCGAGGCTCAGGCGATGAGAGGGCGTATCCGACAGCGGTGTTCGCAGGTTGGCGAGACTGAGGCCGGGCAGTGTTAGATGGATACTGCCTCGCCGGGCTTGTCGCAGCATGTCTTGCCAGCGGTCGCTGTGGAGTTTAGGACCGACCTGTACCTGTGGCGCCTGCAATAGCCACTTCAGGTTTCGTTGATATTCAACGAGGCTCAGGAATTTGCGTTTGTCGCCATCCAGGCTCCAGGGGGTGCTTTCCAGCCATTGATCATGAGGCGAGGTGTTGTGGCGGTTGTAGAGCCAGGTGCCACCCAGTTCAACGAGGGTGAAAAACGCGCCAGCTATATTGACGCGAAAGAACACTGTCGACATCCGTACTCCGGCGGCGGCCCAAGCAGCGATGCGCGCGGCGCTATTAGGCGCAACTATAACTCTATAGGCCGAATGCAATACATTACCTAGGTCATAAGAATGACTCGCGAGTTGCCCTCCTGCACCTACCATGGCCAACGTTGCGCTGTTTTGAAGTGTACGGTTGCCGCTACGCACAGCCTGCTGCCAGTTGCTATGATGTGCGTTGAGACTAGCGCCAGTTGCGAAAACCCCAAAAAGCGAACCTAGCCCCCCCAACCCAACATGCACTTTGCCCAACTGCACATGCACGTTATTCAAAGCATGCCGCTGAAAAACGCTCGCAAGCGCGGCAGCCCTCGCCGTCAAGGCCGTGTCAAAAATTCCACGAACCGCCGTAAACCCAGAAGTGGCCGTAGCAGTACCGGCAACAACAAATGAACGAAACGCCTCATCGTTCCACGTCTGCGCCTTGGCCTCCCTCCCCACCACCACCAAATTCACCATCTGCGCCACAAACAGCAGCACCCCCACCCCATCGCCCAGCACATTCAGCTTCGGCGCAGTCTGTATCCCCTGGCGCACGTTCCCCATCAAATGTCCCAACTCCTGCTGTTGCGCAGGCGGGAACAGCAAGGTCACGCCCGCCTTGCCCTGCGCGGCGCCGTAGAGTCTGACGGATTCATGGGGCAGCTCGGGGATGGGGCTGATGGCTTTGGCCAGGCGCGCCTCTATCGTGTCCAGTGTCCCGCGAATTTGGTAGATTTCGGTCTGCAGTCTTTTCGCTTCGGGCTCCTTGTGGTCCCTGCTGCGGAGGATCTGGTTGCGTTCATGGGTCACCCGCTTGAGCGCTCGACGCTGCTCAAGCACTTCTTTGAGGTCGTTCTGCAAGGCGGTTTGTTCGGCCGGGGTGGCGAAGGTGAAGGTCGCGCCTTCGCGTTTTGCGGCTTCGAGAATTCGCCCCGGCAGGGCTTTGGGCAGGTTGCGGAACAGTTGGTCCAGGTCTGGCATCTGTTCGCGTTGAATGCCCTGGATGAATGCGCTTTGTATCCGTTCCATTCCGCGACTCAGGGCTGGCGCCAAGGTATCGCGCGCGCCTTCTGCGACCACGCGAACGTTGTCGGGCAATTGATCGAGGGCCGGGAGTCTGCCCTGAGTGATCCGTTGCCACTCGCTGATCCAGTGCGGCAGATTGTTGAGCAACGCATAACCGACGTTGACCAGCGTGGCGTACTGGGTGGTCAGTTGGCTTTGTTCGCTCAACGGCAAGGTATGCAGGAGCGGCAGGCTGAACTGCGGATTTTTCTCCAGCCACTCGAGCATCGCTTGGCTGGACGTGTCGCTGCGGCAGATGTCTTTCAGGCAGGCGTATTCGGCGCTGAACGCCGCCAGTTGCTGCGCGGCCTGTTGTGCATCGAAATACCAGGCGGCACGATGGAAGCGGCCGGCAGCGACCAACGCCACCCGGTCTTCGCTGATGAGGTCGAGCAAGGGATTCCAGCGCGCCAGATTTGCCCTGTGCTCAGCCAGCACGTGATCCATGGCGGCACGGTCGATCAGTTCATTGACGCCGCGCTGCCCGATTTTTGCACCCGCGAGCACGTCCTTGATGCGTTGGTTCTGCTCTTTGCCCAACTGGACCAGCGCCTTGAGGTGGCGCTCGACAAAGTCGTCCGGCGCTGGCCGCATGAACTGGCGAGTGTGATAGCGCCAGTCAACATCCTGAAGGATCACGACCTTTATCGACCCCAAGGCGAGGCTGCCGAAAAAGCCTTGCTCCTTGCGAAACTGATCAAGCGCTTCCTGACGCTCTTCCAGCAAGGCCTCGGGGGGATCGGTTTTTTGACTGGAAACGGCCTGACCGCTGTTATTCAAATGATCGAGTAATGCGCGCCCGGCATGGTTGCGCTGTGGTGACGGCAGGTCATCCAGGTCCTGAAGCATGGCCTTGATCGCCGGATCATCGCTGGCATTGGCCAGTCCCGTCAGGTTGCTTTCATTGAGCAGGGTCAGGGATTCGATGTAACAGGCCAGCAAGTAATCGCGCTCGTTGGCGTTCTCCTGCGCGCCACCCTCGGCCCACCCCTCGATCCAGCCGACCACCGCGTCTTGATAGTTGGCCAGATCGGTCAATACGCCGATGTCGTCGTGCACCACCAGACACAGCGTGTCGTGTTGGTAAAGCGGCAGCACGCGCGTTAGCAGTTCGCCGACATGCGCCTCGCGAAAGCGTTTGGGGGTCTCCCACAGATAAGGCATGCGCTCCTTCGCTGGCAGGTCGGCGTCGGGCAGCAGCGCATCATCTTCGGCCAATTCAGCCAGCCAGCGCTCAGTCTGTTGCAAGGTGAGCAGGTCCTTGCCACCGGTTTCGCAATTGACGTTGGCAAGCGCGACAGCTTGCATGAAGTGCGCGCGCTCGTCGGCGCTATTCAGCATCCGGTTGCATTGGTCGGCGGTCCATTGCACGTCGGCAAAACTGACATGCAGGGTGCTGCTCCTGGCAAATACCAAGGCCGGTTCCGCACTTTGCGGTTCACGCTGGTCGTTGCTGACCTCGGCACCTTGCCAGAGCAACGCGCTGATGACGCCTTCGAGAACGCGGTATTCGTGCAGCTCACGGGTCGCGCTGTCGATGATGTACAGCCAGCCGTCACGCAACAGGCGCACGCCCAGCGGCCGGCTTTTCAGCGCATAAGGCAGCGCCAATTCGGTCGACGGATCAGCGCGCTCGACCAGACCGTAACGCAACGGAAGTAACTGCACCTTGGGCTGGCGCAGGGGGCACATGCCGTAGCCGAGGACATCGCCTTTGGATTCGGCGGCGGCAGCGAGGTTGGGGTCTTTGCGGCGATTTTGGGTCATGGGCGGTCCTTGTCTGCCGAGTGGGCCGAGGCCGAGGCCCAGGCGCTTGCCAGTTGGGCGGCTGCGGCGATGCGAGCACTGGGTGTCTGAGCCGACGGGGTGCTCAGCAGCCGCGCAATCTGTGGGTGTTGCTCCAGAGGCGACGAACCCAGCCACGCGAAAATGTTGGCGTAATACGTCAAGTCGGACTGGCTAGTAAAACCCTGCGCGTAGGCGGTGCGGACCTGTCGGTCGAGCGCAGGCCAGCGCTCCGGCAATGGCCTGACGCGGTCGTCGGGAAAATACGCCAGCAGGTGCGCATCGAGTTTCAGTGTGGCTCGACGCAGGTCGACGGCATCCAGCGCAGCATTCTGTTCGGTGCTCAACTCATAACGCTTTGGCAGGTCGGCAGGCGTTGTCAACGCACGTGTGTGCCGATGCCAACCGCCCGTGACACTGTCAGGGATGACCCAGGTATGAATCGGCCCGAACAATCGCTCGTCGCGGGTTTGCGTACTGATCAAAGCGTGCGCCACCGCTGGATCAGCCAGACGTAACATCACCTCGGGCCCCTCACTGACGTGTACCGTCAGCAGTTTGCGCAGATGTTTCGTTAGTTGATTAAGCGGTTCGCGGGTGAACAGCAACGAGCCCCACTCTTGCGCGACATGTTCGAGGTAGAACTGAAACGCCGGATCGTCGGGCGGTCCGATGGTCACCAACAAGGGGGAAATATCGCGGAGGGCGTTGAAACGCGTTTCCTTGTACAGCGGGATTTTGAGGATGCCG includes:
- a CDS encoding OFA family MFS transporter; the encoded protein is MNTHATLSGIVAQPAFLSKERIIAKPGFNRWLVPPAALAIHLCIGMAYGFSVFWLPLSKAIGMTAPVACAPNMSFLAQVFASDCDWPISMLSWIFTLFFIFLGCSAAIWGGWLEHSGPRKAGVVSALCWCGGLVISALGIYTHQIWLMWLGSGVIGGIGLGLGYISPVSTLIKWFPDKRGMATGMAIMGFGGGAMVGAPLAAALMGHFASPAGAGVWQSFLVMAAIYFVFMIGGALGYRVPPTGWKPEGWTAPAKKASNAMITHRHVHVSVAWKTPQFALVWLVLCLNVSAGIGILGMASPLLQEVFAGKLLGNGLAYGQLDAVQLGQIAAIAAGFTGLLSLFNIGGRFFWATFSDYIGRKATYFVFFFLGFLLYASVPSLSHLGSIALFVAAFCVVLSMYGGGFATVPAYLADLFGTQMVGAIHGRLLTAWAAAGVLGPVLVTYLREYQLSIGVARADAYDITLYILAGLLVLGFICNLLIRPVADKHFMTDEALAVEQSYGHDAGADHTTVLEWKASPASMPLVVAAWLAVGIPLTWGVWVTLQKTAVLFH
- a CDS encoding DUF4123 domain-containing protein, with product MNTLTALPQDLPWGQGQAVLLLDGAAVPDLPLRLAACAPGILKIPLYKETRFNALRDISPLLVTIGPPDDPAFQFYLEHVAQEWGSLLFTREPLNQLTKHLRKLLTVHVSEGPEVMLRLADPAVAHALISTQTRDERLFGPIHTWVIPDSVTGGWHRHTRALTTPADLPKRYELSTEQNAALDAVDLRRATLKLDAHLLAYFPDDRVRPLPERWPALDRQVRTAYAQGFTSQSDLTYYANIFAWLGSSPLEQHPQIARLLSTPSAQTPSARIAAAAQLASAWASASAHSADKDRP
- a CDS encoding toxin VasX is translated as MTQNRRKDPNLAAAAESKGDVLGYGMCPLRQPKVQLLPLRYGLVERADPSTELALPYALKSRPLGVRLLRDGWLYIIDSATRELHEYRVLEGVISALLWQGAEVSNDQREPQSAEPALVFARSSTLHVSFADVQWTADQCNRMLNSADERAHFMQAVALANVNCETGGKDLLTLQQTERWLAELAEDDALLPDADLPAKERMPYLWETPKRFREAHVGELLTRVLPLYQHDTLCLVVHDDIGVLTDLANYQDAVVGWIEGWAEGGAQENANERDYLLACYIESLTLLNESNLTGLANASDDPAIKAMLQDLDDLPSPQRNHAGRALLDHLNNSGQAVSSQKTDPPEALLEERQEALDQFRKEQGFFGSLALGSIKVVILQDVDWRYHTRQFMRPAPDDFVERHLKALVQLGKEQNQRIKDVLAGAKIGQRGVNELIDRAAMDHVLAEHRANLARWNPLLDLISEDRVALVAAGRFHRAAWYFDAQQAAQQLAAFSAEYACLKDICRSDTSSQAMLEWLEKNPQFSLPLLHTLPLSEQSQLTTQYATLVNVGYALLNNLPHWISEWQRITQGRLPALDQLPDNVRVVAEGARDTLAPALSRGMERIQSAFIQGIQREQMPDLDQLFRNLPKALPGRILEAAKREGATFTFATPAEQTALQNDLKEVLEQRRALKRVTHERNQILRSRDHKEPEAKRLQTEIYQIRGTLDTIEARLAKAISPIPELPHESVRLYGAAQGKAGVTLLFPPAQQQELGHLMGNVRQGIQTAPKLNVLGDGVGVLLFVAQMVNLVVVGREAKAQTWNDEAFRSFVVAGTATATSGFTAVRGIFDTALTARAAALASVFQRHALNNVHVQLGKVHVGLGGLGSLFGVFATGASLNAHHSNWQQAVRSGNRTLQNSATLAMVGAGGQLASHSYDLGNVLHSAYRVIVAPNSAARIAAWAAAGVRMSTVFFRVNIAGAFFTLVELGGTWLYNRHNTSPHDQWLESTPWSLDGDKRKFLSLVEYQRNLKWLLQAPQVQVGPKLHSDRWQDMLRQARRGSIHLTLPGLSLANLRTPLSDTPSHRLSLAAYRIITAQWDRGFDSDQWAIVSERVIASLRVVQSAPLILQLNYPDEWERPSTVAKAALILAVAVHTYNSEGEAQTHLYHLRLDPNGEGTFPVAPFEPRYATAELLTVDPLTLEGADE
- the panM gene encoding aspartate 1-decarboxylase autocleavage activator PanM; this translates as MPIVIESVHSASYQDQEDLQKIYRDAPEWLLAPFGDSQALITAGLSNGSLLAARFNDRLLGAARVQRQGNVWHLSQLCVRKLTRRRGVAERLLVEAQRMAHEAGCELRLLAPVGQLEAQALAAKLDLQLDAQQALNQG